From the Maioricimonas rarisocia genome, one window contains:
- a CDS encoding protein-L-isoaspartate(D-aspartate) O-methyltransferase, whose amino-acid sequence MDIEQQRQQMISVIESRGVTDPRVLDAMRSVPREEFVAAVYHDRAYDDCALPAAEGQTISQPYMVASMTELLSLSPTDRVLEIGTGTGYQTAVLSTLAGEVVSIERLPGLAEPAAERLNRLGYTNVEYHVGDGTLGWPDRAPYDAIIVTAGAPSIPDPLYQQLTDGGRLVIPVGDDSLQTLLVVIRRESGPEIHRKWGCRFVRLIGAAGWPDAG is encoded by the coding sequence ATGGATATCGAGCAACAGCGTCAGCAGATGATCTCCGTGATCGAAAGTCGCGGTGTGACCGATCCGCGGGTTCTGGATGCGATGCGATCGGTCCCGAGGGAAGAGTTCGTCGCGGCAGTCTACCACGACCGCGCCTACGATGACTGTGCGTTACCGGCTGCTGAGGGACAGACGATCAGTCAGCCGTACATGGTCGCGTCCATGACGGAGCTGCTCTCGCTGTCCCCAACGGACCGCGTGCTGGAAATCGGGACCGGGACGGGGTACCAGACGGCGGTTCTTTCGACTCTGGCCGGAGAAGTGGTCTCGATTGAACGACTTCCCGGACTGGCGGAACCGGCTGCGGAGCGTCTGAACCGGCTCGGATACACGAACGTCGAGTATCATGTGGGAGACGGAACGCTGGGCTGGCCCGATCGGGCCCCCTACGACGCGATCATCGTCACGGCCGGAGCCCCCTCGATCCCCGATCCGCTCTACCAGCAACTGACGGACGGCGGGCGGCTGGTAATCCCCGTTGGTGACGACAGCCTGCAGACGCTGCTCGTCGTCATCCGCCGCGAGTCGGGACCGGAGATCCACCGGAAGTGGGGCTGCCGGTTCGTCCGCCTGATCGGCGCCGCCGGGTGGCCCGACGCAGGCTAG
- a CDS encoding site-2 protease family protein, with the protein MYGSWKIGRVAGIGLYVHWTFLLLLAWVIGGTVVAGGGWWSGLVSGALIVAIFTCVVLHELGHALAARRYGIPTRDISLLPIGGVARLERMPEKPEQELVVALAGPAVNVIILVLLGGLSLAILGPAQLLGSSRLGVSFIRNLLMVNGAMVVFNMLPAFPMDGGRVLRAILAMGIDYGRATDIAANIGKGLAVALALAGLFWLENPILAFIGVFVYFGANNEARFVAERRKYQGIRVADAMLTQFQTLTGFETLGNVAGIMLRSLQPAFPVINRGVYEGMIFRSDVAEALHNRSPFESVSLVLRRTVPRIPVTAELSDAVGAMRSAQSPAAVVFNGATPVGLLTLQNVDMLLVNVRRNADTHARSAAPESMYA; encoded by the coding sequence ATGTACGGATCGTGGAAGATAGGACGGGTTGCCGGGATCGGACTGTACGTCCACTGGACGTTTCTGCTGCTGCTCGCCTGGGTCATCGGCGGAACCGTAGTGGCCGGCGGCGGCTGGTGGAGTGGCCTGGTTTCCGGAGCCCTGATCGTCGCGATCTTCACCTGCGTCGTGCTGCACGAACTGGGGCACGCGCTGGCCGCTCGTCGTTACGGCATTCCCACGCGTGACATCAGCCTGCTGCCCATCGGCGGCGTGGCCCGGCTCGAACGCATGCCGGAAAAACCGGAGCAGGAACTTGTCGTCGCACTGGCTGGTCCTGCAGTGAACGTAATCATCCTCGTTCTGCTTGGCGGACTCTCGCTGGCCATTCTGGGGCCCGCGCAGCTGCTGGGCTCGTCACGGCTGGGGGTAAGCTTCATCCGCAATCTGCTGATGGTGAACGGGGCGATGGTGGTGTTCAACATGCTGCCGGCGTTCCCGATGGACGGCGGTCGCGTGCTGCGGGCCATCCTGGCGATGGGTATCGACTACGGGCGGGCGACCGACATTGCCGCGAACATCGGCAAGGGACTCGCAGTCGCGCTGGCGCTCGCGGGACTGTTCTGGCTGGAGAATCCGATTCTGGCGTTCATCGGCGTCTTCGTGTACTTCGGAGCGAACAACGAAGCCCGGTTCGTGGCGGAGCGGCGCAAGTACCAGGGCATTCGCGTTGCCGATGCGATGCTCACGCAGTTCCAGACGCTCACTGGTTTCGAGACGCTGGGAAACGTGGCAGGAATAATGCTGCGGTCCCTTCAGCCGGCGTTTCCGGTCATCAACCGCGGCGTCTACGAAGGGATGATCTTCCGGTCCGATGTGGCCGAAGCGCTGCACAACCGATCGCCGTTTGAATCGGTCTCACTCGTCCTGCGGCGGACGGTCCCGCGGATCCCGGTGACGGCGGAACTGTCGGATGCCGTCGGTGCGATGAGATCCGCCCAGTCTCCCGCGGCCGTCGTGTTCAACGGAGCGACACCGGTTGGCCTGCTGACTCTGCAGAACGTCGACATGCTGCTGGTCAATGTCCGCCGTAATGCCGACACGCATGCCCGCTCAGCAGCGCCTGAATCGATGTATGCGTAA
- a CDS encoding CBS domain-containing protein produces MAGTTEMTAVDLMQKEVVTIAADESLREALALITSNHVSGLPVIDSHNRCVGIVSATDILGYEEEQAEFAEQTGMEEVPYFDPESQRWESYRPSTSLEEMPEIPVAEVMSRDLVYVSPHLSIRDVAKKMIEEDVHRILVLDEKEHLYGIIAAFDFVRLYAGKSNR; encoded by the coding sequence ATGGCTGGTACCACGGAAATGACGGCAGTGGATCTGATGCAGAAAGAGGTCGTGACCATCGCCGCCGACGAAAGTCTTCGCGAGGCACTGGCGCTGATCACCTCCAATCATGTCAGTGGTCTGCCGGTGATCGACTCGCATAATCGCTGCGTCGGCATCGTCTCGGCCACCGACATTCTCGGCTACGAGGAGGAGCAGGCAGAGTTCGCCGAGCAGACCGGCATGGAGGAGGTGCCCTACTTCGACCCCGAGTCGCAGCGGTGGGAATCGTATCGCCCCTCAACCTCGCTCGAAGAAATGCCCGAGATCCCGGTCGCCGAGGTCATGTCCCGCGACCTGGTGTACGTCTCGCCCCATCTGTCGATCCGCGATGTCGCGAAGAAGATGATCGAAGAGGACGTCCACCGCATTCTGGTGCTCGATGAGAAGGAGCACCTGTACGGGATCATCGCGGCGTTCGACTTCGTGCGACTGTATGCCGGCAAGTCGAACCGGTGA
- a CDS encoding Mrp/NBP35 family ATP-binding protein gives MSNTQPSESAIREALASVNDPELGRSLDDLQMLPTVEVADGQIRITVDLPTPAYPQPERITDAIRQALTDRSLDTSGLQVDFMSNVRGKNSGGKIGLQVKNIIAVGSGKGGVGKSTIAASLAYGLQHYGAKVGLMDADVYGPSIPHLVGAHGQPEIKQVPLEDGRVMERIDPIVVDNLKVISMGFLVPEDQAVIWRGPMLHKALTQFLQQVDWGDLDYLIVDMPPGTGDVAITLSQMVGLAGAVVVCTPQQVALLDAVKAVSMYRTVKIPILGMVENMSGEIFGRGGTKQKSADMNVPFLGEVPSEADIRIKGDAGRIADLFAEGGASRDALLNVCQRTAIEIAREVADSPEMPSLEIL, from the coding sequence ATGAGCAATACACAGCCGAGCGAATCTGCCATCCGCGAAGCCCTTGCGAGCGTCAACGACCCCGAGCTGGGACGATCGCTCGATGACCTCCAGATGCTGCCGACGGTCGAAGTCGCCGATGGACAGATCCGTATCACGGTCGACCTTCCCACGCCGGCGTATCCGCAGCCCGAGCGGATTACCGACGCCATCCGGCAGGCGTTGACCGACCGCTCTCTGGACACCTCCGGTCTGCAGGTCGACTTCATGTCGAACGTCCGCGGGAAGAACTCCGGCGGCAAGATCGGGCTCCAGGTCAAAAACATCATCGCTGTCGGTAGCGGCAAGGGAGGCGTCGGCAAGAGCACGATCGCCGCCTCGCTTGCCTATGGACTGCAGCACTACGGCGCCAAGGTCGGACTGATGGATGCCGACGTTTACGGACCGAGCATTCCACATCTGGTCGGGGCGCACGGTCAGCCCGAGATCAAGCAGGTTCCGCTCGAAGACGGCCGCGTCATGGAGCGGATCGACCCGATTGTCGTCGACAATCTCAAGGTCATCTCGATGGGCTTCCTCGTACCGGAGGACCAGGCGGTCATCTGGCGTGGCCCGATGCTTCACAAGGCGCTCACGCAGTTCCTGCAGCAGGTCGACTGGGGAGATCTCGATTACCTCATCGTCGATATGCCTCCCGGAACCGGCGACGTGGCGATCACGCTCTCGCAGATGGTTGGACTTGCCGGTGCCGTCGTTGTCTGCACGCCGCAGCAGGTCGCCCTCCTCGATGCCGTCAAAGCGGTCAGCATGTACCGCACGGTGAAGATCCCGATTCTCGGCATGGTCGAGAACATGAGTGGCGAGATCTTCGGTCGGGGTGGGACGAAGCAGAAATCGGCTGACATGAACGTTCCGTTTCTCGGCGAAGTTCCCTCCGAGGCGGACATCCGCATCAAGGGAGACGCCGGCCGGATCGCAGACCTGTTCGCCGAAGGCGGTGCATCCCGCGACGCGTTGCTCAATGTCTGTCAGCGGACCGCCATCGAGATCGCCCGCGAAGTCGCCGATTCGCCCGAGATGCCGTCACTCGAGATCCTGTAG
- a CDS encoding disk-shape morphogenesis protein volactin, with translation MTIAVDIGTDEFRSLRLEQGRLLGRRVAAWYIDLPATRAQQRLLDEAHVHYLVSDDRLLVLGDAAVDLAGTFHSPCMPLLPDGQLPTGDPVARQLCAAAIEAILPSASDESPSKGVLTYPRSRDAAVDFNQGTLWFVTRLLRLQGLEVEVTDLDFAATLAEFGQDQFTGLVLFADGEESGLSLAYRGHILARTSIARGSRTIDRETAKLRDLTVWSGGGEKYLDLAAAMRWRGELSESPSLDGTPADHPLKRICTELFADVFRKACEWQSDRQVQQVTTPLPLVCIGSLSRVPGITGLVREAMTMADFPLRVREIRTATSSRFAVARGALIHGVLEATPTEHERVA, from the coding sequence GTGACCATCGCCGTCGACATCGGGACCGACGAGTTTCGGTCGCTGCGGCTGGAACAGGGGCGTCTGCTTGGCCGACGCGTCGCCGCATGGTACATCGACCTGCCGGCAACCCGGGCTCAGCAGCGCCTGCTGGACGAGGCGCACGTCCATTACCTGGTCAGCGACGACCGTCTGCTGGTACTGGGGGATGCGGCGGTCGATCTGGCCGGGACATTTCATTCCCCCTGCATGCCGCTACTGCCGGACGGACAGTTGCCGACGGGAGATCCCGTGGCGCGGCAACTGTGTGCGGCGGCGATCGAGGCGATCCTTCCGTCTGCGTCGGACGAATCGCCGAGCAAGGGCGTGCTGACCTATCCCCGCAGCCGGGATGCAGCGGTCGACTTCAATCAGGGGACGTTGTGGTTCGTCACACGACTGCTTCGCCTGCAGGGGCTCGAAGTGGAGGTGACCGACCTGGACTTCGCAGCGACGCTCGCAGAATTCGGTCAGGACCAGTTCACCGGACTGGTCCTGTTCGCTGACGGCGAGGAATCCGGCTTGAGCCTGGCCTATCGCGGACACATTCTGGCCCGTACGTCAATTGCACGGGGCAGTCGCACGATCGACCGCGAAACCGCCAAGCTGCGGGATCTGACCGTCTGGAGCGGCGGCGGAGAAAAGTATCTGGACCTTGCCGCGGCGATGCGCTGGCGTGGCGAGCTGAGTGAATCGCCATCGCTGGACGGCACACCGGCAGACCATCCGCTCAAGCGGATCTGCACGGAGCTGTTCGCCGACGTCTTTCGCAAGGCGTGCGAATGGCAGTCCGACCGGCAGGTGCAACAGGTCACGACGCCGCTGCCGCTGGTCTGCATCGGCTCGCTCTCGCGAGTGCCGGGCATCACCGGCCTGGTTCGCGAGGCGATGACGATGGCGGACTTTCCGCTGCGTGTGCGTGAAATCCGAACGGCCACGAGCTCGCGTTTCGCGGTCGCACGGGGGGCGCTGATTCACGGCGTGCTCGAAGCGACACCGACGGAACACGAACGGGTCGCCTGA
- the bfr gene encoding bacterioferritin codes for MQGSQKVIDALNAGLTIELTAINQYLVQAKMCKNWGLNRLAAYLYHESIDEMKHAELLIDRILFLDGVPEIGRYDVIRVGADVKEQLENDLALEIKASKTYNDGVEVCTAEKDAASREIMEQIIRESEDSIDWIEAQFEMIKQMGMENYLLSQVGEEEKG; via the coding sequence GTGCAAGGTAGCCAGAAAGTCATCGACGCCCTCAACGCCGGTCTGACCATCGAACTGACCGCGATCAATCAGTACCTGGTTCAGGCCAAAATGTGCAAGAACTGGGGCCTGAACCGACTGGCGGCGTACCTGTATCACGAATCCATCGACGAGATGAAGCACGCCGAGCTGCTGATCGACCGGATTCTGTTTCTCGACGGCGTCCCCGAGATCGGCCGCTACGACGTGATCCGCGTCGGTGCGGACGTGAAGGAACAGCTCGAAAACGACCTCGCCCTCGAGATCAAGGCGAGCAAGACCTACAACGACGGAGTCGAGGTGTGCACCGCGGAGAAGGATGCCGCCAGCCGCGAGATCATGGAACAGATCATCCGCGAATCGGAAGACAGCATCGACTGGATCGAAGCCCAGTTCGAGATGATCAAGCAGATGGGAATGGAGAACTACCTGCTCTCACAGGTGGGTGAAGAAGAGAAGGGCTGA
- a CDS encoding (2Fe-2S)-binding protein, translated as MIAPAPKSEDNILCRCLKVTESRVVEAIVRDSASSVRDVQRSCEAGAGCMACHRRIRALLEAACESATREAAPTSCCTAPGVA; from the coding sequence GTGATTGCCCCTGCCCCGAAGTCAGAAGACAACATCCTCTGCCGCTGCCTCAAGGTCACCGAGTCGCGCGTCGTCGAAGCGATCGTTCGCGATTCCGCCAGTAGCGTCCGGGACGTTCAGCGTTCGTGTGAAGCCGGTGCCGGATGCATGGCCTGCCACCGCCGCATCCGCGCCCTGCTCGAAGCCGCCTGCGAATCGGCAACGCGCGAAGCCGCGCCGACCTCCTGCTGCACGGCTCCTGGCGTCGCCTGA
- a CDS encoding prepilin peptidase, producing the protein MLEFFQLSPEITSSVIGLVAGVACGLLTAFVFRRYDEACGGWPVWSGIAATLLCGVFSFAMLVGQVQRTPEVIPGEFWGPMRIVFHVTLIVLLVAATAIDLKAFLIPDEITLPGTLLAVILATIAGDLQMAHLWVDWNHEIPQIRGPWIPDWIRLRPHLHGAAWSLAGLVAGGGTTWLVRVLTSKLLGKEALGFGDVTLMAMIGAFLGWQAVLVTFMLAPIAGLCAAVTLAVTRSRAILPYGPYLSIAAITTMFAWGPLWMFELHLSGQSVHPDRVNTFAVRRFFGDWPSLLIIGGSVLAGIIVLSGLMRVYSSIPVTRRVARDESPDVPVES; encoded by the coding sequence GTGCTTGAATTCTTCCAACTGTCGCCGGAAATCACGTCGTCAGTCATTGGCCTGGTCGCGGGGGTTGCCTGCGGGCTTCTGACCGCGTTCGTCTTCCGCCGCTACGACGAAGCGTGCGGCGGCTGGCCCGTCTGGTCCGGTATCGCGGCAACGCTGCTGTGCGGGGTTTTCAGCTTTGCGATGCTGGTTGGTCAGGTGCAGCGGACTCCCGAAGTGATCCCGGGCGAGTTTTGGGGGCCGATGCGGATCGTCTTTCATGTGACGCTGATCGTGCTGCTGGTTGCAGCGACCGCGATCGACCTCAAGGCGTTTCTGATTCCGGACGAAATCACACTGCCGGGAACGCTCCTTGCGGTAATCCTGGCGACGATCGCCGGAGATCTGCAGATGGCGCACCTGTGGGTCGACTGGAACCACGAGATTCCGCAGATCCGAGGGCCATGGATTCCGGACTGGATCCGCCTCCGTCCGCACCTGCACGGGGCTGCCTGGAGCCTGGCGGGACTCGTTGCGGGTGGAGGCACGACCTGGCTCGTCCGCGTGCTGACGTCGAAGCTGCTGGGTAAAGAAGCTCTCGGCTTCGGCGACGTGACGCTGATGGCGATGATTGGCGCGTTTCTCGGCTGGCAGGCGGTCCTCGTCACCTTCATGCTCGCTCCCATCGCCGGTTTGTGTGCGGCCGTGACACTCGCTGTCACACGCAGTCGGGCCATCCTCCCCTATGGGCCGTACCTGAGCATCGCCGCCATCACGACCATGTTCGCCTGGGGGCCGCTCTGGATGTTCGAGCTGCACCTGTCTGGTCAGAGTGTGCACCCCGACCGCGTCAATACATTCGCCGTCCGTCGCTTTTTCGGCGACTGGCCGAGCCTGCTGATCATCGGCGGGAGCGTCCTGGCAGGGATTATCGTGCTGTCGGGGCTGATGCGGGTGTACTCCTCGATACCGGTAACGCGTCGCGTCGCCCGGGACGAGTCTCCCGACGTCCCCGTCGAGTCATGA
- a CDS encoding F0F1 ATP synthase subunit gamma has translation MQTLESLKRRIRTAEDLRSVVRTMKTLAAVSIRQYEAAAASLERYSDTIASGMQMLLWHHPTAAEVTTAGPHARTGLIVFGSDQGMCGQFNEDIATYATGQIDSLNDAGAAEVIVACAGIRPVGRLLDAGIPIEHVFEVPGSVGGITPAVQEMLVWLDDWRRRHHLRRVILLYQHRQIETTCAPTQVTLLPFDVGHLDSGSLRRWPGTSLPTFTMEPGVLLSALVRQFLFVKLFRAFAESLSSENASRIAAMQAAERSIGEQLGTFRFSYQQQRQTSITEELLDVITGFEALSGEDRPPC, from the coding sequence ATGCAGACTCTCGAATCGCTGAAGCGACGGATCAGGACCGCCGAGGACCTTCGTTCAGTCGTCCGGACGATGAAGACACTGGCGGCTGTTAGCATCCGTCAGTACGAGGCGGCCGCTGCATCGCTGGAACGCTATAGCGACACGATCGCTTCCGGAATGCAGATGCTGCTCTGGCATCATCCTACCGCCGCCGAGGTTACCACCGCCGGGCCACACGCCCGCACCGGCCTGATCGTCTTCGGCTCCGACCAGGGGATGTGTGGTCAGTTCAACGAAGACATCGCGACGTATGCGACCGGGCAGATCGACAGCCTCAACGACGCCGGGGCGGCAGAGGTCATTGTCGCCTGCGCGGGAATCCGGCCGGTCGGTCGACTTCTGGATGCCGGCATACCGATCGAGCACGTTTTCGAAGTCCCCGGCTCGGTCGGGGGGATCACACCGGCTGTCCAGGAGATGCTGGTCTGGCTCGACGACTGGCGGAGACGCCACCATCTCCGGCGGGTCATCCTGCTGTATCAGCACCGTCAGATCGAGACCACCTGTGCCCCGACGCAGGTGACGCTACTGCCGTTCGACGTCGGACATCTCGACAGCGGCTCGCTACGGCGCTGGCCGGGCACTTCGCTGCCGACGTTTACGATGGAGCCGGGCGTCCTGCTTTCGGCTCTCGTCCGGCAGTTTCTGTTCGTGAAACTGTTTCGCGCCTTTGCCGAATCCCTCTCCAGCGAGAACGCCAGTCGCATCGCCGCCATGCAGGCGGCTGAACGGAGCATCGGAGAGCAGCTCGGGACGTTTCGCTTCAGCTATCAGCAGCAGCGGCAAACGTCGATCACCGAGGAACTGCTGGACGTCATCACCGGTTTCGAAGCGTTGTCGGGCGAGGACCGGCCTCCCTGCTGA
- the recJ gene encoding single-stranded-DNA-specific exonuclease RecJ, which yields MPRPWQFAPHDRGIITRLTREMQCSPLLAQVLASRGYESGDEANAFLVAKIGDLHDPGLLPGVSEAADRIVSAVKAGRRVTIYGDYDVDGVTSTSILWHCLQLSGAKVDYYIPCRLEEGYGLNLDALRTLHEEDPERLVITVDCGICSTEEADLAAQLGLELIITDHHTMDDELPRAACLVHPRLEEGAYPFPDLCGAGVAFKLAWAICQRLGDGGKASPRMREYLKFAVGLAAIGTIADVVPLVGENRIIVRYGLATLLEKCTPGLTFLMQVAGMQRAKSLTAEDIAFGIGPRINAAGRLGQARLAVELFTTDNETRAAQLAQYVDRLNKDRQTVERKIFRQAKELVEENEDWQDAAALVLAHPEWHPGVIGIVASRVCERFERPTVMIALNDEEGVGQGSARTYADFDLHTALTACRDRLLTFGGHKAAAGLRISKSEIDAFREEFARQVASSHQNGRPEVPLRIDAEVSLNDLNHRAVKELEHLGPFGCKHRRPVFAATGVELAEPPKRMGGGDRHLSLRVKQHNKVLRAVAFGKGDWAEELEAHGGPISICFSAGLNSYRGYESVELQLIDWQAEAAGRNAKSAATAVTSPTA from the coding sequence ATGCCCAGACCGTGGCAGTTTGCCCCCCATGATCGTGGAATTATCACCCGCCTGACGCGCGAGATGCAGTGTTCCCCACTGCTGGCGCAGGTACTCGCCTCGCGCGGGTACGAGAGCGGCGACGAAGCCAACGCGTTTCTCGTGGCAAAGATCGGCGATTTGCATGATCCGGGCCTGCTGCCCGGCGTCAGCGAGGCGGCCGATCGGATCGTCTCGGCAGTGAAAGCCGGCCGCCGCGTCACGATCTACGGCGACTACGACGTCGACGGCGTGACCTCGACCAGCATCCTGTGGCACTGCCTGCAGCTGTCGGGGGCGAAGGTCGACTACTACATTCCCTGTCGCCTTGAAGAGGGTTACGGGCTGAATCTCGACGCGCTGCGCACGCTGCACGAAGAAGATCCCGAGCGGCTGGTGATCACCGTTGATTGCGGCATCTGCAGCACCGAAGAAGCAGACCTTGCCGCGCAGCTCGGGCTGGAACTGATCATCACCGACCATCATACGATGGACGATGAGCTCCCCCGGGCCGCCTGCCTGGTGCATCCCCGGCTGGAGGAGGGGGCGTATCCGTTCCCTGATCTGTGCGGCGCGGGCGTCGCATTCAAACTTGCCTGGGCGATCTGCCAGCGGCTTGGAGACGGGGGCAAGGCGTCTCCCCGGATGCGGGAGTACCTGAAGTTTGCTGTCGGACTGGCCGCGATCGGGACGATTGCGGACGTCGTTCCGCTCGTCGGCGAGAACCGGATTATTGTCCGATATGGTCTGGCGACGCTTCTGGAGAAGTGTACGCCGGGGCTGACGTTTCTGATGCAGGTCGCGGGGATGCAGCGGGCGAAGTCGCTCACCGCCGAAGACATCGCGTTCGGAATCGGTCCCCGCATCAACGCCGCCGGACGACTCGGTCAGGCGCGGTTGGCCGTCGAGTTGTTTACGACCGACAACGAAACGCGGGCCGCGCAGCTCGCTCAGTACGTCGATCGGCTCAACAAGGACCGGCAGACGGTCGAGCGCAAGATCTTCCGACAGGCGAAAGAACTGGTCGAGGAGAACGAGGACTGGCAGGATGCGGCGGCACTGGTGCTGGCGCATCCGGAATGGCATCCGGGAGTGATCGGGATCGTTGCCAGTCGGGTCTGCGAACGGTTCGAGCGGCCGACGGTGATGATCGCACTCAACGACGAGGAAGGTGTCGGGCAGGGATCGGCACGGACCTACGCCGACTTTGACCTGCACACTGCGCTGACCGCCTGCCGCGATCGGCTGCTGACGTTTGGCGGCCACAAGGCGGCGGCGGGGCTGCGGATCAGCAAGAGCGAGATCGATGCATTCCGCGAAGAATTCGCCCGGCAGGTGGCCAGCTCGCATCAGAATGGCCGCCCCGAAGTCCCGCTGAGGATTGACGCCGAGGTGTCGCTCAACGACCTCAACCACCGGGCGGTCAAGGAACTCGAGCATCTCGGCCCGTTCGGATGCAAGCATCGCCGGCCCGTGTTTGCCGCAACCGGTGTGGAACTGGCCGAACCGCCCAAACGAATGGGAGGCGGGGACCGGCACCTCTCCTTGCGGGTCAAGCAGCACAACAAGGTGCTGCGGGCCGTCGCCTTCGGTAAAGGGGACTGGGCCGAAGAACTGGAGGCCCACGGCGGACCGATTTCGATCTGCTTTTCGGCGGGGCTGAACAGCTACCGCGGCTACGAATCGGTCGAACTGCAGTTGATCGACTGGCAGGCCGAAGCGGCCGGCCGAAATGCGAAATCCGCTGCGACGGCCGTCACGTCGCCGACGGCGTGA
- a CDS encoding DUF1570 domain-containing protein, producing MSARTLLPMLVLCGFFVDSGIAAGPLLEFETAERTYVGKSVAHNKSICWFAEPNGRMTQIQLKDVRSFRKLDRPFRSVSGQVLQDELRTEFGSAFEVVSKGKFIVCAPRGQAAACARLLDGVHRSFSSHFSRRGFRLDRPEFPLVAVVFPNQVEFAQYCRKDGVRFSATLQGYYSPESNRIAFYSSGQALSHAVPPVIEETDLLAIACRRSRPLSAQPASPNLVAQQSPFELPPVLGTIEGDLKDTIVHEATHQLAFNTGLHTRIGDNPRWVVEGLAMLLEDDSSRSDSRSGDRSTRVNQHRFEWFVRKNLRDVPMTDLIADDRYFARSGLNAYSYAWALSFFLTETRSYDYAGYLKAIRGRDPLTEYTSQQRLADFQKAFGKDLGWLQVQFGRFIDELTTE from the coding sequence ATGTCGGCCCGAACACTTCTGCCGATGCTGGTTCTGTGCGGTTTCTTTGTCGACTCGGGCATCGCAGCCGGACCGCTGCTCGAATTCGAGACCGCGGAACGGACGTACGTCGGTAAATCCGTGGCACACAACAAGAGTATCTGCTGGTTCGCCGAGCCGAACGGACGTATGACGCAAATCCAACTGAAGGACGTTCGCTCGTTCCGGAAGCTGGATCGCCCGTTCCGTAGTGTTTCCGGCCAGGTGCTTCAGGACGAACTGCGGACTGAATTCGGCAGCGCCTTCGAGGTCGTCAGCAAGGGAAAGTTCATCGTCTGTGCCCCGCGCGGCCAGGCGGCTGCCTGCGCCCGTCTGCTTGACGGCGTCCACCGGAGTTTTTCCAGCCACTTCTCCCGCCGCGGATTCCGTCTCGACCGCCCGGAGTTCCCACTCGTCGCGGTGGTGTTCCCCAACCAGGTGGAGTTCGCTCAGTACTGCAGGAAGGACGGGGTTCGCTTCAGCGCGACGCTGCAGGGCTACTACAGTCCCGAGTCGAATCGCATCGCTTTCTACAGTTCCGGCCAGGCACTCTCGCATGCCGTCCCCCCTGTGATTGAAGAGACCGACCTGCTGGCAATCGCCTGCCGCCGTTCCCGCCCGCTCTCGGCACAACCAGCCAGTCCGAACCTGGTCGCGCAACAGTCGCCGTTCGAGCTGCCGCCGGTCCTGGGGACGATCGAAGGGGATCTCAAGGACACCATCGTCCACGAAGCCACACATCAGCTGGCATTCAACACCGGACTGCATACACGCATCGGGGACAATCCCCGCTGGGTGGTCGAAGGCCTGGCGATGCTGCTCGAAGACGATTCGTCGCGGAGCGATTCACGCAGCGGCGACCGCAGCACGCGCGTCAATCAGCATCGATTCGAGTGGTTCGTTCGCAAGAATCTTCGCGACGTGCCCATGACGGATCTGATCGCTGACGATCGCTACTTTGCCCGTTCCGGTCTCAACGCGTACAGCTACGCCTGGGCACTGAGTTTCTTTCTGACCGAAACCCGCTCGTACGACTACGCCGGCTACCTGAAGGCCATCCGCGGTCGCGATCCTCTTACCGAGTACACCTCGCAGCAGCGACTGGCCGATTTTCAGAAAGCGTTCGGCAAGGATCTCGGCTGGCTGCAGGTGCAGTTCGGTCGCTTCATCGACGAACTGACCACGGAGTGA